Part of the Zygotorulaspora mrakii chromosome 2, complete sequence genome, CTCTTTCGGCATGcctcttttttcatgtgATATGGACAATGCAAGGGACAGAACGGACGGTAGTGGCACAGTAACGCAGGAAAGCAAGCAGGCAGTAGTGCAGCAGTCACCGGCGTGACAGTAAAGTTCATTTGCGCGTTTAAAGGCGAGAACTGGCGGGTTATCGGGGAAGCATGAGAAGTAAGGACGTTGAGCGTGTTTTCAATAAAGGGCTGTCATTGAAGTACCCTGAGGCGCTGGAAGGACTCGAGAATTGCCCGAGCGCAGAGATAGTGCTGCAGAGAAATGAGTGCATACGAGCTGTTGCGGATGCCAAGGGAGCGTTGGATTGGCTTTCTCGAATTGACCTCCTCTTGAATTATGCGGGCGCTTTGTTGCAGCTCTTGCAGGACAGTAGTGGGAGCGCAGTAAGCTCGCTGGCCACGGATCTTGTTATCACGCTGCTCAATGCGTCGGGGTATTATCAAGAGATTTCATTGGATACGATGGAGCGTGCTTACGGAACGGCCATGGCCACCTCTATGTGGTCCACCAGCGGGCTGTATTTGAGGAAAGGCCTCGGGTTGCTGCAATTCACATTAGCGCCACCGATTTCTGACATTACCAGTTGCTTGTCTCAAACACTTAAACTCCGGATCTCGAGCACAATAAATGAAATGATCATGGAGTTCCAGTTTGTACAGCAAATCGGCATAGTGGTGCTTTCGCTTTCGAAACTGAGGTCACGGGTTCAcaaagaaaggaaagacGCAATGCTGGATATACAAGAAGGTGATCTAAATGATCTTTCAAGGAATAGTCTCGTGTATGCCAAATTAGTTATTGGCTGTTTGGAGACTTCGTCAAGGTATAGCAATGACTGCGGCAATATTATCAATAAATCAGGAATGGCATATCTCAATagtttgatttttctgttgCTATCATTGGACCAATACTCGAAAGACGAATGTGGTGTATCTGTGGGCATGATTGATATGTCGATATCTTATCTGCAGAAATTAGTGCCAAAATCACAGCTAGAAGCATCATTACTGTTagaaaagaggaaaaaaagggACATTCTAAAAAGTGCATTTCAGAAAAACgaaattaaaaataaaacaatcAGAACTAGTTTGGACATTTGGTCCAAGAAATCCAAAAACAATCAGCTTCTGCCTCTATTAAAGCTAACATTAGACGATTTCTTGATTCAATTAGCCATTCTACTTCGTTACAGGTACGTTCAGACAAACGAAAAACTATCATTTAAGCCAATTGTGAGCGATGAATCAACCCTACGGAAATTGTTCCCACGAAGTGTTGCCTCAGAATTGCAAGGTTCGGAATGGGTATTTGATCGAGAAACACGCTCCCTGCAAGAGGTTTCAGCTACGCCATATACTGAAACAAATGCCAATGATTACTATTAATCAATTTTTGGGCACAGAACGAAAAAACTCTTGTGCGAAACGTCCCTTTGACTCTATATCTAAGGTTTTTGATACCAACTTAAATTTATTGCCGTCGTTCATGTTAATTCTGACATCATCGATCGGAAATATTGATTGAGGCTCGTTGATTTTAATCTTAATGTTGACACCTTTGATAAGCATTCTGACAATGTATTTAGATTTCGTGATTGTTAGTGGCGTCACTAGGGTTCCGTTTATCTTTATATGAATTGTTTGGACCAGTGTTGCCGAGTTAGATGAATAACCTAAAAACTCTTGCATGCTATCCACATCAACCTGAAAGGGTAGTATACTTTTACCGTTTGACGAAGTACCTTCTGGAAACATAAACAAAACGTAACCTTTTAATTGATCCATGCTGGACACTTCTTGACCATATTTTTTAGCATTTAGAGAACCATCCAGCACAAAGTCCATATACTTCTCTCTTGACATTTTATAAATagtcttttcaaatggaaTTAAGAATAACGATTGATCCAGTGCTATCAAACTTAGTGCTAAGGCATCAAGAGGAGACGACGAATTGCACATGTACAGTTTATCTTTCTGGGGATAATGCTTGGCTCCTTGCATATCGCGTTTCTTCACACCATGAATGGTCACATCGACTTTACAATTGAATAATATTAATAAGATCAGCTTGAGAACTGATTTGGATCGGGTTATAGCACAAATCACCAGTAGAGGCAGTATAAATAAGGACTTCACTAGCAAGGTCAACCCTAATACCAGTTTTGCACCAAAACCTGGTGCAGACACAGACGGTGGTAAGAAGGGCGCAATTCCAGTGCCTCTATCTCTCCAATTGGTGAATTTTTCCATGATTTAAACCTCTCCCTTGTGTTCTTTTCCAGACATGGGACTTGGAGTGATTAGTGCGCtgtttttcactttcaacCAGTAAATATGGCTTGGGTTTACTGCGcaacgaaaaaaaaaaggcttcatcatcatcaacacAGTATTAATCAATATACCTTGTGCCAAACCTTTATTGTGTTTATCATGTCCCTTCCGAATGTTCTGGCTAGAGGTGACGAATTCTTGGGAGAGTACCCTCGAAATAGTACTCTCTGGAGATTCTTTTCTTATGGTACATGTGTCTTTACTATAGGCATGTCCaaattgatattgaaaagtcTCTATAATGTTAAGCTTGACCATATGGACAGATTGGATAATGCTATCAATAGGTCGCAGAGTGAAAATAGAGGTCTCCTGACGATTATGAACCACATGTCAGTAATTGACGATCCTTTCATTTGGGGTATATTCCCATGGAGAATTTATAAAGATTTAGACAGTGTTAGATGGTGTCTTGGGGCTAACAATGTctgttttcaaaacaaaattcTGGCAACTTTCTTTTCGTTAGGTCAAGTTCTTTCCACAGAAAGGTTCGGTGTTGGGCCATTTCAAGGTTCAATTGATGCTGCCATCAGATTATTGAGCCCTGATGACACACTTGATCTTGAATGGACACCCTATAGTGAGACCCCAAATAAACTAGTCTTGCCCCAAAAAGCTGGCTCTCTAGTTAAGACTATAAAGGAAGATTATTTACCACCTATTAAGCGTTATAAACCATCATGGATGCACGTTTACCCCGAAGGTTTCGTTTTGCAGTTGCATCCTCCTTTCTCAAACTCAAtgagatatttcaaatggGGAGTCTCCAGAATGATTTTAGAATCAACTGTGGCACCTATTATTGTGCCTATTTTCACCACTGGCTTCGAAAAAATCGCATCAGAGGAGGCCGCAGGTTCAACAATCAAGCGTTACATACCTACTAATTTTGGCGCTGAGATCAAGGTAACAGTGGGTAATACGATCGAAGATAATGTCATAGAGAAGTATAGAGAGGAATGGAGACAACTGGTGGATAAATACTATGATCCTAAGAATCCAGTCGATTTGACGCAAGAGTTGAAATATGGTAAAGAAGCACAAGATCTACGCAGTAGATTAGCAGCTGAGCTCAGAAAATACATCGCTCAAATTCGTCATGATGAATGTAAGTTTCCAGAAGAAGATGCACGGTTTCAATCATCTGCCTGGTGGAAAAGCTACACGCTAACCGAGGGAGCATCTGATCCTGATGTTAAATTTATCGGCAAGAACTGGGCAATCAGAAGGCtgcaaaaatttttaactaaacaagaagaaaacgaTAGATCCTCCCGTTGAAACTGCTTCAGGTACACGCAGATACTCTTATTGTTAATCTGCATGTTGAGCATTCTTTGTATAATATAATACCAATTATAAACTATTTACTGgtcatcaatttttcttgtaACTAATCTTGTGGAATTGACTTTTGATGCAAACCGTAGCgaattgatattttcattgatgTTTTCGGAGCAGGCAGATATGTTTACAAACATCAACGTTTTGGAGTTCCCCATGAGCGAAAATTTTAGCAAGTACGTCAGTTTGGAATTTCGAAAAGGTATGTGTCTCTTGGAAGCATCGGGGCTACCAAGAGCATGGATAACATCTCCCAAACAACTTAATGACttgtttatattttgtGTTTCCCTCAAACGTTCGCCGACAACTTGAGATGTATTTATTCTTTCGGACCCAGCAAGATCAACCAGATTTAAAACGCCACTCGATTCCTCTCCGCTTATCTTATTCACACCATTTAAAtgaataatgaagatgctgTGTGAGCGAGAGGATCGGTCATTAGCTGCCGTTGACGCGGTCGATCTCAACTTGTTTGCTTTCCTCAGTAGCCCCTCCACAGATTCCGGTTTCTGTAGTTGACAACTCGTGACGTTCGTTATTATAGTAGTCTTGTTTTCCTGATCGTGTCTAATTTCATGTCTTACGTTTCTGTGGCCATCTTCTTGGCCATTTTCAACGCTATTCTCGTTCCTCAAGAGATCAGCAATTACGTCGTTGTATATTTCTACGAATTGGCAGCTGATTTCGTACTGCCAACCTCGCTCCTTCAGCGCATCGatccaattgaaaatatggGCTATAGTTGATGGAATTATACCATCCCTTGGATTCAGCATCGTATAGGTCTTTCCTGAGCCTGTTTGACCGTATGCAAATATGCAAACATTGTATCCATCTAAAGAGCTTTGAATCAACTGACATATCTCCTCAAAAACATCGTTATTAGTTTCGctttgatcaaaaatacGATCAAACTTAAAAGTATATGGAGCTGAgcctcttttttctttttgtataTCGATTGTTTGCGTACCAGCGCTATCATCAAATCGACGGACACATATGTTTTCTGATCTGGAATTCTCATGACTCAATGCAGGTCGTACTCGGCAAAAAACTCTGATATTTCCACGAAGCTCTTGTAATTCATTATGTAAGCTTCTTCTCattgattcttctttcattaGTATTTCATGTATCTGCTGTAGCTCTACTTCAGTATTTTTGATGTATTCTTGCAGttgctctttttcttgttgtAGTTTGTCAATATCGTCTATCTTTGAAACCACTTCGTCATTCAAACGAACATTCGccattttatttatttctaAACTCTTGCTTAAATTATCTTGCTCAATTGTTAGTTCCTCTagctttcttcttttctttccaaCTTCTGGCTTAAGTgattcaattatttcaacattgaGAGTATCATTTTTGCTGCTATAGGcttcatttattttgacgttctctttccatttctccTGATATTGCTCGagccatttttcttttgagatACAGTGCTTCATATCCTTTTGCTTCAACATATCCTGCAGAgtattattatttgttAAGATCGCATTTCGTATGCCTTCAACTCTATCCAATAATGCGTCCCTGTCTTGTTGGAATTTTCTGATCTTGGAATACCTTAGCATTTCTACTGTCTCGCGATATTCGTTAGCTCTTTTGTTAACTTCTGCTTCATTTTTAGCCTTAAGCTGCTGCAAATTGAGCTCGTGTCCTTGTGTCACAAACGCCCTCTGAATACTTTGTTCCTGTTTGAGTTTTATCAACtcatttgattttaatTGTAATTGCCGAATTTTTGAGGCTTTCTCTTCACGTAAGGTTTCCCATTTAGACTCTGCGTTATTATATTTCAATCTACACTCACTTAACTCGTCATTTAAAGAATCCAACATTGCtttcttctgaaaaagaatatccTGCAGTTGATTAAGCTCCCgaatattttctttgtaaaaAGAAGTCAGATGTGTAGAGCAGCTGCTACCAAAAGACTTTGCAGCTGTACAATCGTTTGAACCTAAATTCTCCTCATCTCGATCGTAGGGAATGGCCcctgaagatgaagatgatttgGCATTTGCGTCTCGCCGTTTGTATTGTACCGGAGAGTAAGATCCTGCCTTTGGTGATGGAATTGAACTGTAGTAATTTCTTGTCCTCGTGGGTGTAGTAGGAAGTTCCGCCATTTCAATAGATGACGTTTGCTTATCCTACGGTATGATGGTGAAGTTAACGCTGATGCCAGCGGTACGTGCTGGAGAAATGTTCAACAAAagacttcaaaagataCGCCACCTTATATGTATCTACATACATCAGTTCATGCCCTCGACCATCTTGCTTCTGTTTCAAGTTGGTATCCTTTTGATGTTTGGTTTCACTATGGTTTGGCTTAAAGAGTACTTATTACCCGACCatataaatttttcagaatacTAATGCCAGTCCGATGAGCTTCAAGATCGAAAAGAATAGCTGTGACACGAATGAAAGACCTATCTAATCTCAAGCGACAGATTTAAGCCGCTGCAATCATCACAATGGTATCTAAGGGTAAACTCGGTGGGCTGACTCACGAACGTGgcaaaaattccaaaagaagTGCAACTAGTGACAAAGAGACTTCAAGTGACAGAAAGCCTGAGGGAgtcaaaaatgatggtGGTAACGAATCAGCACATGAGAGCACAATCGAATCATCAGCTTCAGAGAGTGACGAAGATTCTGAAGTTGATGTAACCGATTCCTCtgatgaagaggaggaTCAGTTCccattgaaaaagaagtcGAAGAAGAGCAAGCATGACGATGGTTCCAATGACTTTTCTGGAGCAGTTAACGCTATTCTATCATCGCACTTGAAAGCTTACGACAGAAATGATCCTATTATGGCAAGAAACAAGAAGGTTCTGAAGCAAAATGAATCCGATAAGCTTGaacaaaaagcaaaaaaggCTTTACTTgcagagaaaaagaagaaactgGAGAAGGCAAGGAACAAGGATGTAATACCAAAGATCACTGATGATGCGCAATCCGGGGAGGAAATTAGGAAAGTACTAGAAAGAGAGACGAGGCTAAGAAAAATCGCCAGAAAGGGTGCGgttaaacttttcaatgcCATCCTTTCCACTCAAGTCAAGACAGAGAAAGATGCAAAGACTAAGTTTGGTGACATTAAAAATGTGCACGAAAGGGAGCAATTAATCACGGACGTATCGAAAGAaagatttcttgatatggTAAAGGCAGCCGGTGAGGAAGATTAAGCGATGAATTTCCATTTGGATAATTACTCTGTTTTCATATCCAAACGTGTAAATTAGAGCAGAAGTTATACAGTTTTTTAGCTTTTTATGTAATATAATCAGAAAGTAAGAACAGCGACTATCAATGCACAGGAAACTTTGGATTGACAATATAATGAAAAGCTTAATT contains:
- a CDS encoding uncharacterized protein (similar to Saccharomyces cerevisiae YGR122W; ancestral locus Anc_3.476); this encodes MRSKDVERVFNKGLSLKYPEALEGLENCPSAEIVLQRNECIRAVADAKGALDWLSRIDLLLNYAGALLQLLQDSSGSAVSSLATDLVITLLNASGYYQEISLDTMERAYGTAMATSMWSTSGLYLRKGLGLLQFTLAPPISDITSCLSQTLKLRISSTINEMIMEFQFVQQIGIVVLSLSKLRSRVHKERKDAMLDIQEGDLNDLSRNSLVYAKLVIGCLETSSRYSNDCGNIINKSGMAYLNSLIFLLLSLDQYSKDECGVSVGMIDMSISYLQKLVPKSQLEASLLLEKRKKRDILKSAFQKNEIKNKTIRTSLDIWSKKSKNNQLLPLLKLTLDDFLIQLAILLRYRYVQTNEKLSFKPIVSDESTLRKLFPRSVASELQGSEWVFDRETRSLQEVSATPYTETNANDYY
- the LOA1 gene encoding lysophosphatidic acid acyltransferase LOA1 (similar to Saccharomyces cerevisiae VPS66 (YPR139C); ancestral locus Anc_3.477), with amino-acid sequence MEKFTNWRDRGTGIAPFLPPSVSAPGFGAKLVLGLTLLVKSLFILPLLVICAITRSKSVLKLILLILFNCKVDVTIHGVKKRDMQGAKHYPQKDKLYMCNSSSPLDALALSLIALDQSLFLIPFEKTIYKMSREKYMDFVLDGSLNAKKYGQEVSSMDQLKGYVLFMFPEGTSSNGKSILPFQVDVDSMQEFLGYSSNSATLVQTIHIKINGTLVTPLTITKSKYIVRMLIKGVNIKIKINEPQSIFPIDDVRINMNDGNKFKLVSKTLDIESKGRFAQEFFRSVPKN
- the TAZ1 gene encoding lysophosphatidylcholine acyltransferase (similar to Saccharomyces cerevisiae TAZ1 (YPR140W); ancestral locus Anc_3.478), with the protein product MAWVYCATKKKRLHHHQHSINQYTLCQTFIVFIMSLPNVLARGDEFLGEYPRNSTLWRFFSYGTCVFTIGMSKLILKSLYNVKLDHMDRLDNAINRSQSENRGLLTIMNHMSVIDDPFIWGIFPWRIYKDLDSVRWCLGANNVCFQNKILATFFSLGQVLSTERFGVGPFQGSIDAAIRLLSPDDTLDLEWTPYSETPNKLVLPQKAGSLVKTIKEDYLPPIKRYKPSWMHVYPEGFVLQLHPPFSNSMRYFKWGVSRMILESTVAPIIVPIFTTGFEKIASEEAAGSTIKRYIPTNFGAEIKVTVGNTIEDNVIEKYREEWRQLVDKYYDPKNPVDLTQELKYGKEAQDLRSRLAAELRKYIAQIRHDECKFPEEDARFQSSAWWKSYTLTEGASDPDVKFIGKNWAIRRLQKFLTKQEENDRSSR
- the KAR3 gene encoding Kar3p (similar to Saccharomyces cerevisiae KAR3 (YPR141C); ancestral locus Anc_3.479), with protein sequence MAELPTTPTRTRNYYSSIPSPKAGSYSPVQYKRRDANAKSSSSSGAIPYDRDEENLGSNDCTAAKSFGSSCSTHLTSFYKENIRELNQLQDILFQKKAMLDSLNDELSECRLKYNNAESKWETLREEKASKIRQLQLKSNELIKLKQEQSIQRAFVTQGHELNLQQLKAKNEAEVNKRANEYRETVEMLRYSKIRKFQQDRDALLDRVEGIRNAILTNNNTLQDMLKQKDMKHCISKEKWLEQYQEKWKENVKINEAYSSKNDTLNVEIIESLKPEVGKKRRKLEELTIEQDNLSKSLEINKMANVRLNDEVVSKIDDIDKLQQEKEQLQEYIKNTEVELQQIHEILMKEESMRRSLHNELQELRGNIRVFCRVRPALSHENSRSENICVRRFDDSAGTQTIDIQKEKRGSAPYTFKFDRIFDQSETNNDVFEEICQLIQSSLDGYNVCIFAYGQTGSGKTYTMLNPRDGIIPSTIAHIFNWIDALKERGWQYEISCQFVEIYNDVIADLLRNENSVENGQEDGHRNVRHEIRHDQENKTTIITNVTSCQLQKPESVEGLLRKANKLRSTASTAANDRSSRSHSIFIIHLNGVNKISGEESSGVLNLVDLAGSERINTSQVVGERLRETQNINKSLSCLGDVIHALGSPDASKRHIPFRNSKLTYLLKFSLMGNSKTLMFVNISACSENINENINSLRFASKVNSTRLVTRKIDDQ
- the RRP15 gene encoding rRNA-processing protein RRP15 (similar to Saccharomyces cerevisiae RRP15 (YPR143W); ancestral locus Anc_3.480), whose translation is MVSKGKLGGLTHERGKNSKRSATSDKETSSDRKPEGVKNDGGNESAHESTIESSASESDEDSEVDVTDSSDEEEDQFPLKKKSKKSKHDDGSNDFSGAVNAILSSHLKAYDRNDPIMARNKKVLKQNESDKLEQKAKKALLAEKKKKLEKARNKDVIPKITDDAQSGEEIRKVLERETRLRKIARKGAVKLFNAILSTQVKTEKDAKTKFGDIKNVHEREQLITDVSKERFLDMVKAAGEED